Sequence from the Luteibacter aegosomaticola genome:
CCGGTGGTCGTGGCGGCGGTCATCCTCGATCCGGCCCGGGTCATCCGCGGCCTCAACGATTCCAAGCAGCTCGACGAAGCCACCCGGGAAAAGCTGTTCGACCGGATCGTCGAGCGCGCGCTGGCCTTCAGCGTCGTGTTCGTCGAGCGCGAAGAGATCGACACCATCAATATCTTCCAGGCCACGATGGCGGGGATGACCCGTGCGCTCATGGGGCTTTCGCTAGCACCCACCATGGCGCTGGTGGACGGTAACCGGCTCCCGCGCACCCTGCCCTGTACCGGCCGCGCCGTGATCGGCGGCGATGCGACGGAACCCGCCATCAGCGCGGCGTCCATCCTGGCCAAGGTCAGTCGCGACCGCCACATGAAGGCGCTGGACCTGCTGCATCCGGGCTACGGCTTCGCGAAGCACAAG
This genomic interval carries:
- the rnhB gene encoding ribonuclease HII — translated: MPRKPNVTRQLGSEYVIAGVDEAGRGPLAGPVVVAAVILDPARVIRGLNDSKQLDEATREKLFDRIVERALAFSVVFVEREEIDTINIFQATMAGMTRALMGLSLAPTMALVDGNRLPRTLPCTGRAVIGGDATEPAISAASILAKVSRDRHMKALDLLHPGYGFAKHKGYGVPEHLQALDRLGPCDAHRRSFSPVKRWFEPEGPGEPVADLFAAVT